The proteins below are encoded in one region of Halobaculum roseum:
- a CDS encoding aldo/keto reductase, producing the protein MTDLADIDLEFVQLGGTGIQTSELQFGTWRFGKETEEGNVEIGEKRAHELLDAYAEAGGRYIDTADVYGGGESERWIGDWLADRDRERYTIASKIFWQIRDGDPNSRGTNRKNIRHRIDALLDRLGTDYVDVLYIHRWDDQTDARELMKTLNGLVEDGKVHYLGASTLRPNAWKVARANEIARNEGWEPFTVLQPRYNLVDREIEGDYLEMARHEDLAVCPWSPLGQGFLTGKYDREDGLTGESRAAESSRFADEYLTEENFDVHDELDAIADEVDASPAQTALAWLMHRDGVSAPIVGARTVDQLEENLAAATIDLSGEQVDRLTEAKGGPYTGL; encoded by the coding sequence ATGACTGACCTCGCGGACATCGACCTAGAGTTCGTTCAGCTTGGGGGGACCGGCATCCAGACGAGCGAGCTGCAGTTCGGCACCTGGCGCTTCGGCAAGGAGACCGAAGAGGGCAACGTCGAGATCGGCGAGAAACGAGCACACGAGCTGCTCGACGCGTACGCCGAGGCCGGCGGCCGATACATCGACACCGCGGACGTGTACGGCGGCGGCGAGAGCGAACGCTGGATCGGCGACTGGCTCGCCGACCGCGACCGCGAGCGCTACACCATCGCCTCGAAGATCTTCTGGCAGATCCGCGACGGCGACCCCAACAGCCGGGGCACGAACCGTAAGAACATCCGCCACCGGATCGACGCGCTGCTCGACCGCCTCGGAACCGACTACGTGGACGTGCTGTACATCCACCGCTGGGACGACCAGACGGACGCTCGCGAACTGATGAAGACGCTCAACGGCCTCGTCGAGGACGGGAAGGTCCACTACCTGGGCGCCTCGACGCTGCGACCCAACGCGTGGAAGGTCGCGCGGGCCAACGAGATCGCACGCAACGAGGGTTGGGAGCCGTTCACCGTCCTCCAGCCGCGCTACAACCTGGTCGACCGCGAGATCGAGGGGGACTACCTGGAGATGGCCCGCCACGAGGATCTCGCGGTGTGTCCGTGGAGCCCGCTCGGACAGGGTTTCCTCACCGGGAAGTACGACCGCGAGGACGGGCTGACCGGCGAGTCGCGCGCCGCCGAGTCGAGCCGCTTCGCCGACGAGTACCTCACCGAGGAGAACTTCGACGTGCACGACGAACTCGACGCGATCGCCGACGAGGTCGACGCCTCGCCCGCCCAGACCGCGCTCGCGTGGCTGATGCACCGCGACGGCGTCAGCGCGCCGATCGTCGGCGCCCGAACCGTCGACCAACTGGAGGAAAACCTCGCGGCCGCGACGATCGACCTCTCCGGGGAGCAGGTCGACCGGCTCACCGAGGCGAAGGGCGGCCCCTACACCGGGCTCTAA
- a CDS encoding TIGR03571 family LLM class oxidoreductase → MTDASDTRGFRRLFGGDDLTFGAGFPLTDARESRPAVDEEMALAAHAESVGFDGLWARDVPLYWPRFGDAGQTYDTWPWLSHVAAHTDEVAIGTASVVLPLRHPIHVAKSAATVDHLSDGRLVMGVATGDRDPEFPAFGVDIDERGEQFRESIDLLRTVWRDEFPETDGSWGELDGDLDVVPKPVGETIPLLPTGFARQSIEWIADNGDGWFFYHLPESTLESYLDDWRDAAGDTPYAMAVRTELADDPEADPEHRHLGYRAGAEWFVEYFRTLDDMGVDHVLVSPAGGEDPEASLTRFAETVINQV, encoded by the coding sequence GTGACTGATGCCTCCGACACCCGCGGGTTCCGGCGCCTCTTCGGCGGGGACGATCTCACCTTCGGTGCGGGCTTCCCCCTGACGGACGCCCGCGAGTCGCGCCCCGCCGTCGACGAGGAGATGGCGCTGGCCGCACACGCCGAGTCGGTCGGCTTCGACGGCCTGTGGGCGCGGGACGTACCGCTGTACTGGCCGCGCTTCGGCGACGCCGGCCAGACGTACGACACCTGGCCCTGGCTGAGCCACGTCGCGGCCCACACCGACGAGGTCGCGATCGGCACCGCGAGCGTCGTCCTCCCGCTCCGGCACCCGATACACGTCGCCAAGAGCGCCGCGACCGTCGACCACCTCTCGGACGGGCGGCTGGTGATGGGCGTCGCTACCGGCGACCGCGACCCCGAGTTCCCGGCGTTCGGCGTCGACATCGACGAGCGCGGCGAGCAGTTCCGCGAGTCGATCGACCTACTTCGGACCGTCTGGCGCGACGAGTTCCCCGAGACCGACGGATCGTGGGGCGAACTCGACGGCGACCTCGACGTGGTGCCGAAGCCGGTCGGGGAGACGATCCCCCTGCTGCCGACCGGGTTCGCCAGGCAGTCGATCGAGTGGATCGCCGACAACGGCGACGGCTGGTTCTTCTATCACCTCCCCGAGTCGACGCTGGAGTCGTACCTCGACGACTGGCGCGACGCCGCCGGCGACACGCCGTACGCGATGGCCGTCCGAACCGAGCTCGCCGACGATCCGGAGGCCGACCCGGAACACCGCCATCTCGGCTACCGCGCCGGCGCCGAGTGGTTCGTCGAGTACTTCCGGACGCTCGACGATATGGGCGTGGACCACGTGCTCGTCTCGCCGGCGGGCGGCGAAGATCCCGAGGCGTCGCTGACGCGGTTCGCCGAGACGGTTATCAACCAGGTGTGA
- a CDS encoding DUF488 domain-containing protein, which yields MTSSNRLEDTYVAALQHDLVDVPAEATLVGVVRRPTGWFRTTVDENYPALGPPSDLLDEFKQRHEDFKMQGMCDEGAHNAAWDEVGFEDRYRSHLTDAEEAREAVGGLTDRLQDGEQLVLVCFENTDQKRCHRTLLKEHLATRL from the coding sequence ATGACTTCCTCGAACCGCCTCGAGGATACGTACGTCGCGGCGCTGCAACACGATCTCGTGGATGTTCCCGCAGAGGCAACGCTGGTGGGAGTCGTTCGGCGACCGACCGGCTGGTTCCGAACGACGGTCGACGAGAACTACCCGGCACTCGGTCCCCCGTCGGACCTCCTCGACGAGTTCAAACAGCGGCACGAGGACTTCAAGATGCAGGGAATGTGTGATGAAGGCGCGCATAATGCGGCCTGGGACGAGGTCGGATTCGAGGATCGGTACCGATCACATCTTACCGACGCCGAGGAGGCCCGAGAGGCAGTCGGTGGACTCACGGACCGATTGCAGGACGGGGAACAGCTCGTCCTCGTCTGTTTCGAGAACACCGACCAGAAGCGGTGCCATCGAACGCTTCTCAAGGAACATCTCGCTACACGACTGTGA
- a CDS encoding MBL fold metallo-hydrolase — MIASPADDGGDPSGRAVAEGVYRFGTRRINWYVLETGDSLTVVDAGLPAHRPQLTKWLGDNGYEFADIAAVVLTHADVDHVGLAKPLADQGVPVYCHPADFPLLRSHPQGPPRWYLRSLWRPRFVGYALEMLRAGVRSVEPLTGVEPLSDGDVLPVASELRVIHAPGHTPGSCALYAEDRAVLFCGDALATRNIFTQREGEPQLLGSADEDHEEAKASLERLDGLGSVTVLPGHGNPWDGDIETAIALAR; from the coding sequence ATGATCGCCTCCCCGGCCGACGACGGGGGTGACCCCTCGGGTAGAGCGGTGGCCGAGGGCGTCTATCGGTTCGGCACGCGTCGGATCAACTGGTACGTCCTCGAGACGGGCGACAGCCTGACGGTCGTCGACGCGGGTCTCCCTGCTCACCGGCCGCAACTGACGAAGTGGCTCGGTGACAACGGCTACGAATTCGCCGACATCGCCGCCGTCGTACTGACTCACGCGGACGTCGACCACGTCGGCTTGGCCAAGCCCCTCGCGGATCAGGGGGTCCCCGTGTACTGTCACCCGGCAGACTTCCCTCTCCTTCGGAGCCATCCGCAGGGTCCTCCCCGGTGGTATCTGCGATCGCTGTGGCGGCCGAGATTCGTCGGCTATGCGCTTGAGATGCTCCGCGCCGGCGTTCGCTCCGTCGAACCGCTCACCGGTGTTGAACCGCTCTCCGACGGGGACGTCCTCCCCGTGGCGAGCGAACTGCGCGTGATTCACGCACCCGGGCATACCCCGGGGTCGTGTGCGTTGTATGCCGAGGACCGAGCGGTCCTCTTTTGCGGCGACGCGCTCGCCACACGGAATATCTTCACCCAACGGGAAGGTGAGCCGCAACTGCTCGGGTCCGCGGACGAGGACCACGAGGAGGCCAAGGCGTCGCTCGAGCGCCTCGACGGGTTGGGGTCGGTGACGGTCCTTCCGGGTCACGGGAACCCCTGGGACGGGGATATCGAGACGGCGATCGCCCTCGCCCGCTAA
- a CDS encoding DUF7385 family protein, with the protein MDIDTEELLTSLTKREDNAAIKSYQNTVAVACPACEKPFDDLVVCKQNPTSLDLSKQLDLCVGVDDGQAYIFTHS; encoded by the coding sequence ATGGACATCGACACGGAGGAGCTACTCACGTCGCTGACCAAGCGCGAGGACAACGCGGCGATCAAGTCCTACCAGAACACCGTCGCGGTCGCGTGTCCCGCGTGCGAGAAACCGTTCGACGACCTCGTCGTCTGCAAGCAGAACCCCACGAGCCTGGACCTCTCGAAGCAGTTGGACCTGTGCGTCGGCGTCGACGACGGACAGGCGTACATCTTCACGCACAGCTAG
- a CDS encoding ArsR/SmtB family transcription factor: protein MAQPFPTQTDAAVERSDTPAVLSLDDDETRAVIEALSSETAFEIFRLLNETPATPSRIAEQLDQSVQNVHYHLENLESAGVIEVTDTCYSEKGREMSVFVVSEDPTLLFLGTEEDRPSLKRAFKAFASLLGPPSILLAAGESLSQFITGE from the coding sequence ATGGCACAACCCTTCCCGACGCAAACGGACGCCGCTGTCGAACGAAGCGATACCCCAGCCGTACTGAGTCTCGACGACGACGAGACTCGGGCCGTGATCGAAGCGTTGTCCTCCGAGACCGCTTTCGAGATCTTTCGGCTGCTCAACGAAACGCCGGCGACGCCGTCGCGGATCGCCGAGCAACTCGACCAAAGCGTGCAGAACGTCCACTACCACTTGGAGAACCTCGAATCGGCCGGCGTGATCGAAGTCACCGACACCTGCTATTCGGAGAAAGGCCGTGAGATGAGCGTCTTCGTCGTTTCCGAAGACCCGACGCTCCTGTTTCTCGGGACCGAGGAGGATCGGCCGAGTCTCAAACGCGCGTTCAAAGCCTTCGCCTCGCTTCTCGGTCCACCGTCGATTCTGCTTGCGGCCGGCGAATCGCTCTCCCAGTTCATTACTGGCGAATAA
- a CDS encoding DUF7344 domain-containing protein produces MTGDRFDSEGESLARKSAAPLLPQRTGCPDFVFDALNDRRRRVVCRMLAEGGEQNVTALAASVAAAERQLLSHAESVDGCERVYTSLYHQHVPKLASMKVVSFDSDGGTVSPGERFGPVVDALGAVETALDCSDAAERGRIDG; encoded by the coding sequence ATGACGGGAGACCGGTTCGACTCGGAGGGGGAGAGTCTCGCCCGGAAATCGGCGGCGCCGCTGCTGCCGCAGCGGACTGGGTGTCCCGACTTCGTGTTCGACGCGCTGAACGACCGGCGGCGGCGGGTCGTCTGTCGGATGCTCGCCGAGGGGGGCGAGCAGAACGTGACCGCGCTCGCGGCGAGCGTGGCCGCGGCCGAACGTCAGTTGCTGAGTCACGCGGAGTCGGTCGACGGATGCGAGCGGGTGTACACCTCCCTGTACCACCAGCACGTTCCCAAGCTGGCGTCGATGAAGGTCGTCTCGTTCGACAGTGACGGGGGGACTGTTTCCCCAGGGGAGCGGTTCGGGCCCGTCGTCGACGCGCTGGGTGCCGTCGAGACCGCCCTCGACTGTTCTGACGCCGCCGAACGGGGACGAATAGATGGATGA
- a CDS encoding endonuclease/exonuclease/phosphatase family protein produces the protein MGRAATPSEGTATVLTQNVYLGLDFSRLLGARSYRELRRTVGRFLSEVEAAEYRARADAVSAAVEATDADVVALQEASLFRKQEPGDFASVGAESADTQVVDILAEVERALEARGLRYERAAVTTTSDAELPAETDDGPVDLRVTDRNALLVRAGVAVDNVVTNSYEADLALPVPGTDQEVALRRGYAQVDVATDEVEFTAVSTHLESVSSFLRVVQARELIDDLRGTNPVVLCGDLNSGPEYEPAAYQVLTERFTDSYDRVKPRSKGNTCCQSPDLRNDRSQLSRRIDAVLRRGALRATDARRVNHKRSDRLEVDGDDGRVSVWPSDHAGVLATFEAT, from the coding sequence GTGGGGCGGGCGGCGACGCCATCGGAGGGGACGGCGACGGTGTTGACACAGAACGTCTATCTCGGCCTCGACTTCTCGCGGCTGCTCGGCGCGCGTTCGTACAGGGAGCTTCGCCGTACAGTCGGGCGCTTCCTGTCCGAAGTCGAGGCCGCAGAGTATCGAGCACGGGCTGACGCCGTCAGCGCGGCGGTGGAAGCGACGGACGCCGACGTTGTCGCACTTCAAGAGGCGTCCCTGTTCAGGAAACAGGAGCCCGGCGACTTCGCGTCGGTGGGTGCAGAGAGCGCGGACACCCAGGTCGTCGACATCCTCGCGGAGGTGGAGCGGGCGCTGGAGGCGCGAGGGCTCCGATACGAACGCGCGGCGGTGACGACTACCTCGGACGCGGAACTCCCAGCCGAGACGGACGACGGGCCGGTCGACCTGCGCGTCACCGACAGAAACGCGCTCCTCGTGCGGGCCGGCGTCGCCGTCGACAACGTCGTCACGAACTCGTACGAGGCGGACCTGGCGCTGCCGGTTCCGGGAACCGATCAGGAGGTCGCGCTCCGTCGGGGGTACGCGCAGGTAGATGTCGCGACCGACGAAGTCGAATTCACCGCCGTCTCAACGCACCTCGAGTCAGTGTCGTCGTTTCTGCGCGTCGTGCAGGCGCGAGAGCTGATCGACGACCTCCGGGGGACGAACCCCGTCGTCCTCTGTGGCGACCTCAACAGCGGCCCGGAGTACGAGCCGGCCGCCTACCAGGTGCTCACCGAACGCTTCACCGACTCCTACGACCGGGTCAAACCCCGGTCGAAGGGGAACACGTGCTGTCAGTCGCCGGACCTCCGCAACGACCGGTCGCAGTTGAGTCGGCGGATCGACGCCGTCCTCCGCCGTGGCGCTCTCCGGGCCACGGACGCCCGCCGGGTGAACCACAAGCGGAGCGACCGCCTGGAGGTCGACGGCGACGATGGGAGGGTCTCCGTGTGGCCCTCGGATCACGCCGGGGTCCTGGCGACGTTCGAGGCGACGTGA
- a CDS encoding nucleotidyltransferase domain-containing protein, translating to MNRQTERTEPAGTSISVSLPLSDPDIFKHKATSDVLLFLTNHRLSDFSLRELATQIGHSHQSVRRAVNVLSANDLVVESSESNQRLVQINRQRLSIPEDPILRIPQSEYHHPVNTAVTKLRENLSDVVGIILYGSVARGDADRRSDIDLWVLTRSGRAECQREANAVARDLEETAFDGDRYAFDIDVEAVQAIPTYTEDIREIVVSGIPVYKTSDFETVETLLLEEGTADE from the coding sequence ATGAACCGTCAGACGGAGAGAACGGAACCCGCTGGAACCTCTATTTCGGTTTCGCTACCCCTTTCAGACCCGGATATATTCAAGCACAAAGCGACGAGCGATGTCCTTTTATTTTTAACTAACCATCGATTGAGTGATTTTTCGTTGCGGGAACTCGCGACGCAGATCGGTCATTCACACCAGTCCGTCCGTCGTGCAGTGAACGTTCTCAGTGCGAATGACTTGGTTGTCGAATCATCCGAAAGCAACCAGCGACTCGTACAGATCAACAGACAGCGCCTGTCGATTCCCGAAGACCCGATCCTCAGGATCCCCCAATCGGAGTATCACCACCCCGTGAACACTGCGGTAACAAAACTCCGTGAGAATCTCAGCGATGTCGTCGGTATCATCCTGTACGGGAGTGTCGCCCGAGGGGATGCTGACCGGCGAAGCGATATCGACCTCTGGGTGCTTACTCGCTCCGGACGGGCCGAATGCCAACGAGAAGCGAACGCCGTCGCACGCGATCTCGAAGAGACCGCGTTCGATGGTGACCGATACGCCTTCGATATCGATGTCGAGGCCGTCCAAGCGATCCCGACCTACACCGAGGACATTCGGGAGATCGTCGTCTCGGGAATTCCGGTCTACAAGACGAGCGACTTCGAAACAGTCGAAACCCTCCTGTTGGAGGAGGGAACCGCCGATGAGTAG
- a CDS encoding DNA-binding protein gives MSSGSDPTAVIAALDRAQDAFEMVGRGRTEFEDGIRADEDWKTQLTKACRLLAVVDTLQSQNGYYTAVIEVCFGTIERSIEAYALSMTNDTLQAFQDHQFSYERAHQIGLFEKETAEEMKNLYSENRTESYYGGGRPTEEQAEAMTELAIAVHQFAVSQIREGGVCLCD, from the coding sequence ATGAGTAGCGGCTCCGATCCGACTGCCGTGATCGCGGCACTCGACCGCGCACAGGACGCCTTCGAGATGGTCGGACGCGGTCGGACGGAGTTCGAAGACGGGATCCGTGCCGATGAAGACTGGAAGACACAACTGACGAAAGCATGTCGCCTCCTCGCGGTCGTTGATACGCTCCAGTCACAGAATGGGTACTACACAGCCGTCATCGAGGTCTGTTTTGGCACTATCGAACGATCGATCGAGGCGTATGCGCTCTCGATGACGAACGATACGCTCCAAGCGTTCCAGGACCACCAATTCAGCTACGAGCGTGCCCACCAGATCGGGCTCTTCGAGAAGGAGACTGCCGAGGAAATGAAGAACCTCTACAGCGAGAACCGGACTGAGAGTTACTACGGCGGCGGGCGTCCGACCGAAGAACAGGCCGAGGCAATGACCGAACTCGCGATCGCCGTCCATCAGTTCGCTGTGAGTCAGATCCGGGAAGGTGGCGTCTGTCTGTGTGACTGA
- a CDS encoding DUF7563 family protein — protein sequence MPICGNCEGFVTQRYVDVFAPSGSETVRVCPNCEDLIRDGNGVREARSARQ from the coding sequence ATGCCGATCTGTGGAAACTGTGAGGGCTTCGTCACGCAGCGGTATGTCGATGTGTTCGCGCCCAGTGGGTCGGAGACGGTTCGCGTGTGTCCGAACTGCGAAGACCTCATTCGAGACGGCAACGGTGTCAGAGAAGCACGCAGCGCGAGGCAGTGA
- a CDS encoding HalOD1 output domain-containing protein encodes MPPKIVHEVVTTIADRNGVHPDQLEPPLAAVVDPDALTTVLRDTSGYVTFEYNGYIVTVGDDGTVTVEE; translated from the coding sequence TTGCCTCCCAAGATCGTTCACGAGGTCGTCACGACGATCGCCGACCGTAACGGCGTTCATCCCGACCAGCTCGAACCGCCGCTCGCCGCTGTCGTGGATCCCGACGCGCTGACGACGGTTCTCCGTGACACCTCCGGGTACGTAACCTTCGAGTACAACGGATACATCGTCACGGTCGGCGACGACGGCACCGTAACCGTCGAGGAGTAG
- a CDS encoding competence/damage-inducible protein A yields the protein MNVAIVTVGDEVLAGETTNTNASWLAGEIAGRGARVRRILTMPDDRTAIADRVRAWTDAYDAVIVTGGLGGTHDDVTADAIADAFDRDLAVREEVRAAVLETVAAYRDANPDLVETHELDIDVAAWASLPEGARYVPNDDGLCPGFVLENVYAMPGVPSEVRAVFGRVADEFAGDEVARTLYTPQPEGSMVGTLDGARDRFAVAIGSYPDTQGHNRLTVRGDDPDAVDEAFEWLAERVETVEE from the coding sequence ATGAACGTCGCGATCGTCACCGTCGGCGACGAGGTGCTCGCCGGGGAGACGACGAACACGAACGCCTCGTGGCTCGCGGGCGAGATCGCCGGACGTGGCGCACGCGTCCGGCGAATCCTCACGATGCCCGACGATCGGACGGCGATCGCGGATCGGGTCCGTGCGTGGACCGACGCGTACGACGCCGTGATCGTCACCGGCGGACTCGGCGGCACCCACGACGACGTGACGGCCGACGCCATCGCCGACGCTTTCGACCGCGATCTGGCCGTTCGCGAGGAGGTTCGAGCGGCCGTCCTGGAGACGGTCGCCGCCTACCGCGATGCGAACCCCGACCTCGTCGAGACACACGAGCTGGATATCGACGTCGCCGCGTGGGCGTCGCTTCCCGAGGGCGCGCGATACGTCCCGAACGACGACGGTCTGTGTCCGGGGTTCGTTCTGGAGAACGTGTACGCGATGCCGGGCGTCCCGAGCGAGGTGCGGGCCGTCTTCGGCCGCGTCGCCGACGAGTTCGCCGGCGACGAGGTGGCTCGGACGCTGTACACGCCACAGCCCGAGGGGTCGATGGTCGGGACGCTCGACGGCGCCCGCGACCGCTTCGCCGTCGCGATCGGGAGCTACCCGGACACGCAGGGGCACAACCGACTGACCGTCCGCGGCGACGACCCCGACGCCGTCGACGAGGCGTTCGAGTGGCTCGCCGAGCGTGTCGAGACGGTCGAGGAGTGA
- a CDS encoding ring-cleaving dioxygenase produces MASVTPTRGIHHVTCVAGDPQRNMDFWVETLGLRLVKRSINQDDPGTYHFFFADAEGTPGTSMTFFPWENLSQGKVGSGQVSRTAFRVPEGSLDYWEDRFDEFGVDYDERVDRFGETVLPFRDPDGLPVELVEVEIPEDDPTVPWTEFVPADHAIRGFHSVTLWLANPDSTMDLLRTMGLEEVGTEESPGDTPGDERTRFAAAGSVGKYVDVLPTVQAGRQGHGTVHHVAFQTPTDDDQSAMRSAVQGEGLRPTQQIDRHWFRSVYFREHNGVLFELATSDPGYDSDEPLDDLGGRLVLPGEFEARRDEIESQLTDVTVPRAEAAETAESEADD; encoded by the coding sequence ATGGCATCCGTTACTCCCACGCGGGGCATCCACCACGTCACCTGCGTCGCCGGCGACCCGCAGCGCAACATGGACTTCTGGGTCGAGACGCTCGGCCTGCGACTCGTGAAGCGGTCGATCAACCAGGACGACCCGGGCACGTACCACTTCTTCTTCGCCGACGCGGAGGGAACGCCCGGAACCAGCATGACGTTCTTCCCGTGGGAGAACCTCTCGCAGGGGAAGGTCGGGTCCGGCCAGGTGTCGCGGACCGCGTTCCGCGTCCCCGAGGGGAGCCTCGACTACTGGGAGGACCGCTTCGACGAGTTCGGCGTCGACTACGACGAGCGCGTCGACCGCTTCGGCGAGACGGTGCTCCCGTTCCGCGACCCCGACGGGCTCCCGGTCGAACTGGTCGAAGTCGAGATCCCGGAGGACGACCCGACGGTGCCGTGGACCGAGTTCGTCCCCGCCGATCACGCCATCCGCGGCTTCCACTCCGTGACCCTGTGGCTCGCGAACCCCGACTCGACGATGGACCTCCTGCGGACGATGGGGTTGGAGGAGGTCGGCACCGAGGAGTCGCCGGGCGACACCCCCGGCGACGAACGGACGCGCTTTGCGGCCGCCGGCTCGGTCGGCAAGTACGTCGACGTGCTCCCGACCGTCCAGGCGGGCCGGCAGGGACACGGCACCGTCCACCACGTCGCGTTCCAGACGCCGACCGACGACGACCAGTCGGCGATGCGGTCGGCCGTCCAGGGGGAGGGCCTGCGGCCGACCCAGCAGATCGACCGCCACTGGTTCCGCTCGGTGTACTTCCGCGAGCACAACGGCGTGCTGTTCGAACTGGCGACGAGCGACCCAGGCTACGACAGCGACGAGCCGCTCGACGACCTCGGCGGCCGGCTGGTGTTGCCGGGCGAGTTCGAGGCGCGCCGCGACGAGATCGAATCACAGCTCACGGACGTGACGGTGCCGCGGGCCGAAGCCGCCGAGACGGCCGAGAGCGAAGCCGACGACTGA
- a CDS encoding tyrosine-type recombinase/integrase: protein MSPQPDRTGVPTDVRPNTSLDDALAAFVAHVSKGDSGRHRGEVARVVGDFVGRVGDRGAVTAADLSVGHLESYASHLARRAWAREEDAGTGITGRTAHQYFALVRSFCTFLLERDAIEFNPAKSAVATGALPDRSIGVRGDDREQFWSADTREAIVRWTDWRAEDALDRGWLDPPRATRDRALVAVLSYSGARGAELFRDPQNDRRQGLRWRHVDLDEGTLRVYGKTQEWQRTPLLEPGVDRIRAHYRRQDPPSEEWPVFATSHLPSLYRVVREAEGVDAEPTKETVWELLHEHDLVPPAISTAGARSLLKRLSAESGVTEDGETLLPHGARRGLGDELYDTSAELAQEVLRHQSVETTHASYRDDDVERLREAAEDALDS from the coding sequence ATGAGTCCGCAGCCAGATCGGACGGGCGTCCCGACGGACGTTCGGCCGAACACGTCCCTCGATGACGCGCTGGCGGCGTTCGTCGCCCACGTCAGCAAGGGGGACTCGGGTCGCCACCGGGGGGAGGTCGCGCGCGTCGTCGGCGACTTCGTGGGCAGGGTCGGCGACCGCGGCGCCGTGACGGCCGCGGATCTGTCTGTCGGGCACCTAGAATCGTATGCCTCCCATCTCGCGCGGCGAGCCTGGGCCAGAGAGGAGGACGCAGGGACGGGGATCACCGGACGGACGGCACACCAGTACTTCGCGCTCGTCCGCTCCTTCTGTACGTTCCTCCTCGAGCGCGACGCGATCGAGTTCAACCCCGCGAAATCGGCCGTCGCGACCGGCGCGCTCCCCGACCGCTCGATCGGCGTCCGCGGCGACGACCGCGAGCAGTTCTGGAGCGCGGACACGCGCGAGGCGATCGTCCGCTGGACGGACTGGCGCGCCGAGGACGCCCTCGATCGCGGCTGGCTCGATCCGCCGCGAGCGACGCGTGACCGCGCGCTCGTCGCCGTGCTCTCGTACTCCGGCGCCCGCGGCGCCGAACTGTTTCGCGACCCGCAAAACGACCGTCGCCAGGGACTCCGCTGGCGACACGTGGACCTCGACGAGGGGACCCTCAGGGTGTACGGCAAGACCCAGGAGTGGCAGCGGACGCCGCTGCTGGAACCCGGTGTCGACCGCATTCGGGCGCATTACCGCCGGCAGGACCCGCCGAGCGAGGAGTGGCCGGTGTTCGCCACGAGCCACCTCCCGAGCCTGTATCGGGTCGTCCGAGAAGCCGAGGGCGTCGATGCCGAGCCCACGAAGGAGACCGTGTGGGAGCTCCTGCACGAACACGATCTCGTCCCGCCGGCGATCTCGACGGCCGGCGCACGGAGCCTCCTGAAGCGGCTCTCTGCCGAAAGCGGGGTCACGGAGGACGGCGAGACGCTGCTCCCGCACGGCGCGCGGCGCGGCCTCGGCGACGAACTGTACGACACCAGCGCGGAGTTGGCACAGGAGGTGCTCCGTCACCAGTCGGTCGAGACGACACACGCGAGTTACCGAGACGACGACGTGGAACGCCTCCGAGAGGCCGCCGAGGACGCGCTCGACTCGTAG
- a CDS encoding HalOD1 output domain-containing protein, with product MDESSAPTDVPARVTWRDREWTRTARRRYDPETSADLSNVIAATIADANDVVPSGLPGAPLYECVDIDAVTRFVENNENPGAGHRDSVRFGRDGSLVEVRTDGWVSVFSPTDDAG from the coding sequence ATGGATGAGTCGAGCGCGCCGACCGACGTGCCGGCGCGAGTCACGTGGCGGGATCGGGAGTGGACGCGGACCGCGCGGCGACGGTACGACCCGGAGACGAGCGCCGATCTCTCGAACGTGATCGCGGCGACGATCGCCGACGCTAACGACGTGGTCCCCAGCGGGTTACCCGGGGCACCGCTGTACGAGTGTGTCGACATCGATGCGGTCACCCGGTTCGTCGAGAACAACGAGAACCCCGGCGCAGGCCACCGCGACTCCGTCAGGTTCGGTCGCGACGGGTCGCTGGTCGAGGTTCGGACCGACGGGTGGGTCAGCGTGTTCTCGCCGACCGACGACGCCGGCTGA